A region of [Bacteroides] pectinophilus DNA encodes the following proteins:
- the proS gene encoding proline--tRNA ligase, translated as MAEDKKLVEAITSMEEDFAQWYTDVVKKADLMCYSSVKGCMIFKPDGYAIWENIQHELDRRFKATGVKNVYMPMFIPESLLQREKDHVEGFAPEVAWVTEGGLQPLQEKMCVRPTSETLFCDYYKNEIQSYRDLPQLCNQWCSVVRWEKETRPFLRSREFLWQEGHTAHATAEEAEARTQQMLNLYADFVEEVLAIPVIKGRKTDKEKFAGAEATYTIEALMHDGKALQSGTSHNFGDGFAKAFGIQYTDKDNKLKYVHQTSWGMTTRLIGALIMVHGDNSGLVLPPRIAPVQVCIVPVMQKKPGVLDKAFEIKEVLSNFRVKVDDSDKSPGWKFSEQEMRGIPLRIEMGPRDIEANQAVLVRRDNGEKITVSLDEIDVRVGELLEIIQKEMLERARKHRDSHTTVALNYDEFKDAVANKPGFIKAMWCGNQECEDKIKEETTATSRCMPFEQEHLSDVCVCCGRPAKAMVYWGKAY; from the coding sequence ATGGCAGAGGATAAGAAGTTAGTTGAAGCAATTACCTCCATGGAAGAGGATTTTGCACAATGGTATACAGACGTTGTTAAGAAGGCAGACCTTATGTGTTATTCAAGCGTTAAGGGCTGCATGATTTTTAAACCGGACGGATATGCAATATGGGAGAACATCCAGCATGAACTTGACCGCCGTTTTAAGGCAACAGGTGTGAAGAACGTGTACATGCCTATGTTTATTCCTGAGAGCCTTCTTCAGCGTGAGAAGGATCATGTAGAGGGCTTTGCACCTGAGGTAGCATGGGTGACAGAAGGAGGACTTCAGCCGCTTCAGGAGAAGATGTGTGTAAGACCTACATCTGAGACACTTTTCTGTGATTACTATAAGAATGAGATACAGTCATACAGAGATCTTCCACAGCTTTGCAACCAGTGGTGTTCAGTTGTAAGATGGGAGAAGGAGACAAGACCGTTCCTGCGTTCAAGAGAGTTCCTGTGGCAGGAAGGACATACAGCACATGCGACAGCAGAGGAAGCTGAGGCAAGAACACAGCAGATGCTTAACCTGTATGCAGATTTCGTAGAGGAGGTTCTTGCAATTCCTGTAATAAAGGGACGTAAGACTGATAAGGAGAAGTTTGCCGGAGCAGAGGCTACATATACTATTGAGGCACTTATGCATGACGGCAAGGCGCTCCAGTCAGGTACAAGCCATAACTTCGGTGATGGATTTGCCAAGGCATTCGGTATCCAGTACACAGACAAGGATAACAAGCTTAAGTATGTTCATCAGACTTCATGGGGAATGACAACAAGACTTATCGGCGCACTTATTATGGTTCACGGTGATAACAGCGGCCTTGTGCTTCCACCAAGAATTGCACCTGTACAGGTATGTATCGTTCCTGTAATGCAGAAGAAGCCGGGTGTGCTTGATAAGGCATTTGAGATTAAGGAAGTACTTTCTAACTTCCGCGTTAAGGTTGATGACAGTGACAAGAGTCCGGGCTGGAAGTTCTCGGAGCAGGAGATGAGAGGTATTCCGCTTAGAATAGAGATGGGACCTCGTGATATAGAAGCTAATCAGGCTGTACTTGTCAGAAGAGATAACGGTGAGAAGATTACAGTTTCTCTTGATGAGATTGATGTCAGGGTTGGTGAACTTCTCGAGATAATCCAGAAGGAGATGCTTGAGAGAGCAAGAAAGCATCGTGACAGCCATACAACTGTTGCACTTAATTATGATGAATTTAAGGATGCTGTTGCCAATAAGCCGGGATTTATTAAGGCTATGTGGTGTGGCAATCAGGAATGTGAAGATAAGATTAAGGAAGAGACCACAGCAACGTCAAGATGTATGCCATTTGAGCAGGAGCATCTTTCTGATGTGTGCGTATGCTGCGGCAGACCTGCCAAGGCAATGGTATATTGGGGCAAAGCTTATTAA
- a CDS encoding AI-2E family transporter — MNKDIRDKLILIGGSAGISIAVFLSIRYILPLAAPFVLAFFLSVLLENKVTALADTAHGRLFRGNKTAAAIVIVTALTAAAAIVIGALGYFAISEIRGLISNYDYYCRMCDAHVLQACERMDGWLGLEIGRMYGMVCNGVDSLKESFDGGRMASAMGTSFAYASAAMKKMLLLAGAFFMLIISTVYMSRDMNSYRKWKKNTRFREEADVLWSALARLGNVYFKTQLIIICCTAVVCTTGLLIIGNPYAVVIGIAIGLLDALPFFGTGTVLIPWSIMAVLGGNVWHAAVLMTVYVITYFEREILEAKLMGKGLDISPVTMMAAIYIGLLVYGFWGFVLGPVSYCLIKGGIQLLKCHIERDKIINKKL; from the coding sequence GTGAACAAAGATATCAGAGACAAGTTAATACTTATTGGAGGAAGTGCCGGTATAAGCATTGCTGTATTCTTAAGCATCAGATATATTCTGCCGCTCGCAGCACCGTTTGTACTGGCGTTCTTTTTGTCAGTTCTTCTGGAGAATAAAGTGACGGCACTTGCGGATACTGCTCATGGCAGGCTGTTCCGGGGGAATAAGACGGCAGCGGCAATTGTAATTGTCACAGCTCTGACGGCGGCTGCAGCCATAGTTATCGGAGCACTTGGATATTTTGCAATATCAGAAATCAGGGGGCTTATAAGTAATTATGATTATTACTGCCGGATGTGTGATGCACATGTGTTACAGGCATGTGAGCGCATGGACGGGTGGCTTGGACTTGAGATTGGACGTATGTATGGAATGGTATGCAATGGAGTTGATTCGCTGAAGGAATCATTTGATGGTGGACGGATGGCTTCTGCCATGGGAACGTCATTTGCATATGCATCTGCAGCTATGAAGAAAATGCTTTTGTTGGCAGGTGCATTTTTCATGCTTATAATATCCACAGTGTATATGAGCCGTGACATGAACAGTTACAGGAAGTGGAAGAAAAATACAAGATTCAGGGAAGAGGCAGACGTGTTATGGAGCGCACTTGCAAGGCTTGGAAATGTGTATTTTAAGACGCAGCTTATTATAATATGCTGTACTGCGGTGGTGTGTACGACAGGGCTTCTGATTATAGGCAATCCGTATGCTGTGGTAATAGGTATCGCAATAGGTCTTCTGGATGCACTTCCGTTTTTTGGGACTGGAACGGTGCTTATTCCGTGGAGCATAATGGCAGTGCTTGGAGGCAATGTATGGCATGCGGCAGTCCTTATGACAGTATATGTGATAACGTATTTTGAGAGAGAGATTCTTGAGGCAAAGCTCATGGGTAAGGGGCTTGATATATCACCGGTAACAATGATGGCAGCGATATATATAGGTCTGCTTGTCTATGGTTTTTGGGGATTTGTACTCGGTCCGGTGTCATATTGCCTCATAAAAGGCGGAATACAGCTATTGAAATGCCATATTGAACGTGATAAAATAATTAATAAAAAACTTTAG
- a CDS encoding RNA pseudouridine synthase, whose protein sequence is MKPDIIYEDDGMIICRKPAGVLAQGSRSFDADMVSMLMTYRRKKGEDTYIGVINRLDRPVEGLMVFAKSSRDAARLNRLMQQDTFNKTYIAVVWGCIDAVEGTLTDYLVKDAGNNTSHVASEGEPGAKRAELNYRVIGSLDGMSVVRIQLVTGRHHQIRVQFASRGHALVGDAKYGSNSNIAGRLVLANGQIALCACAVDVAGRHYETEPSFLKIAE, encoded by the coding sequence ATGAAACCGGATATTATATATGAAGATGATGGCATGATTATATGCCGTAAGCCTGCGGGAGTGCTTGCACAGGGCAGCCGCTCATTTGATGCCGATATGGTAAGCATGCTTATGACATACAGGCGTAAGAAGGGCGAGGACACATATATAGGAGTGATTAACCGGCTCGACAGGCCTGTTGAGGGACTTATGGTGTTTGCAAAGTCATCAAGGGATGCTGCAAGACTTAACAGGCTTATGCAGCAGGATACATTTAATAAGACATACATAGCTGTTGTTTGGGGCTGCATAGATGCAGTTGAGGGCACTTTGACGGATTATCTTGTAAAGGATGCCGGGAACAATACATCACATGTGGCTTCTGAGGGCGAGCCGGGTGCAAAGCGTGCAGAACTTAATTACAGGGTGATAGGAAGTCTTGATGGAATGTCGGTTGTGAGAATTCAGCTTGTAACCGGAAGGCACCACCAGATTCGTGTGCAGTTTGCATCAAGAGGTCATGCACTTGTGGGTGATGCAAAGTACGGCAGCAACAGTAATATAGCCGGGAGGCTTGTTCTTGCAAATGGACAGATTGCGCTGTGTGCATGTGCAGTGGATGTTGCAGGCAGGCATTACGAGACGGAACCGTCATTTTTGAAAATTGCTGAATAG
- a CDS encoding CCA tRNA nucleotidyltransferase: MTDLNDLDLHNVTINIPTDAQEILSTLEADGRQAYVVGGCVRDSLIGRTPGDWDITTSALPMQVKQLFRRTVDTGIKHGTVTVMMGDTGYEVTTYRIDGNYADGRHPDSVEFSANLRDDLKRRDFTINAMAYNNSDGLVDEFNGIGDLQAGIVRCVGDARERFTEDALRMMRAIRFSAQLGFIIDEDTYSAIGAMADTISKVSMERIHDELGKILMSDHPDYVKRLCDTRLTQYVLPVMDSILTDRRCNSTLTLLMHAGNSPYLRYAALYNAADADNANAELKALKLDNNTINTVTKIVRLSKTSIDETEPAVREAIHMYGRDFLPLLMRHQTSVIAAKEETTGIMMTAARKHVEVINRLYEEIIKRGDCISIKDLDISGSDLMELGMSGPRIGETLNSMLHIVMENPKLNDKETLIAMLGTLE; this comes from the coding sequence ATGACTGATTTGAATGATTTGGATTTACATAATGTAACAATTAATATTCCCACGGATGCGCAGGAGATTCTGTCTACACTTGAGGCAGACGGAAGACAGGCGTATGTCGTGGGAGGATGCGTAAGGGACAGCCTTATAGGAAGAACGCCGGGGGATTGGGATATTACAACCTCGGCGCTTCCTATGCAGGTAAAACAGCTTTTCAGACGCACTGTTGATACGGGAATCAAGCATGGAACTGTCACTGTTATGATGGGTGATACCGGATATGAAGTGACTACATACAGGATTGACGGTAATTATGCCGACGGAAGACATCCTGATTCTGTTGAGTTTTCTGCGAATCTGAGGGATGATCTCAAGAGACGCGATTTTACGATTAATGCAATGGCTTACAACAATTCTGACGGGCTTGTTGATGAGTTCAATGGAATAGGTGACCTGCAGGCCGGAATAGTGCGCTGCGTAGGTGATGCCCGTGAGAGATTTACTGAGGATGCGTTAAGAATGATGCGTGCCATAAGATTCTCGGCACAGCTTGGATTTATAATAGATGAGGATACATATTCTGCAATCGGGGCAATGGCTGACACGATAAGCAAGGTGAGCATGGAGAGAATTCACGATGAACTTGGCAAGATTCTTATGTCAGACCATCCGGATTATGTGAAGCGTCTGTGTGATACACGGCTTACACAGTATGTACTTCCGGTTATGGATTCAATACTTACAGACAGAAGATGCAACTCAACACTCACGCTTCTGATGCATGCCGGTAATAGTCCGTATCTTCGTTATGCAGCTCTTTATAATGCTGCAGATGCGGATAATGCCAATGCTGAGCTTAAGGCACTTAAGCTTGATAATAATACGATTAATACTGTTACCAAGATAGTGCGTCTGTCTAAGACATCAATAGACGAGACAGAACCGGCGGTAAGGGAAGCGATTCACATGTACGGAAGAGATTTCCTGCCACTGCTTATGCGGCATCAGACAAGCGTTATAGCAGCTAAGGAAGAGACAACAGGTATCATGATGACAGCAGCCAGAAAGCACGTTGAGGTCATAAACAGACTTTATGAAGAGATAATAAAGCGTGGCGACTGTATCTCAATAAAAGATCTTGACATTAGCGGAAGTGACCTTATGGAGCTTGGAATGAGCGGCCCAAGAATAGGAGAGACGCTTAACAGCATGCTTCATATTGTTATGGAGAATCCCAAGCTTAATGATAAGGAGACGCTCATTGCAATGCTTGGAACTCTTGAATAG
- a CDS encoding response regulator transcription factor, with amino-acid sequence MSEKVLIVEDEESIAELEKDYLELSGFEVTVAKDGESGLNLALSQNFNMIILDLMLPGVDGFEICRQVREQKNTPIIIVSARKEDIDKIRGLGLGADDYMTKPFSPSELVARVKAHLARYQSLTSGARSNNDIIEIRGIKIDKTARRVFVNGEEKAFTTKEFDLLTFLAQNPNHVYTKDELFKEIWDMESIGDIATVTVHIKKIREKIEADTSNPQYIETIWGVGYRFKI; translated from the coding sequence ATGAGTGAGAAAGTGTTGATTGTTGAAGATGAAGAGAGTATTGCAGAACTTGAGAAGGATTATCTTGAATTGAGCGGGTTTGAGGTGACTGTTGCCAAAGATGGCGAAAGCGGGCTTAATCTTGCACTTTCACAGAATTTTAATATGATAATTCTTGATCTCATGCTTCCCGGAGTTGACGGTTTTGAGATATGCAGGCAGGTAAGAGAGCAGAAGAATACACCGATTATAATTGTATCGGCGCGCAAAGAGGATATTGATAAGATAAGGGGACTTGGACTGGGAGCCGATGACTATATGACCAAGCCATTCAGTCCAAGTGAGCTTGTGGCAAGAGTTAAGGCGCATCTTGCAAGATATCAGAGCCTTACAAGCGGTGCGCGCAGCAACAATGATATAATCGAGATCAGAGGAATTAAGATTGACAAGACTGCAAGAAGAGTATTTGTAAATGGTGAAGAGAAGGCATTTACGACGAAGGAATTCGACCTTCTGACATTCCTTGCACAGAATCCTAATCATGTATATACCAAGGATGAGCTGTTTAAGGAGATCTGGGATATGGAATCAATTGGAGATATTGCTACTGTCACAGTCCACATTAAAAAGATAAGGGAGAAAATCGAAGCTGACACATCTAATCCTCAGTATATTGAGACTATCTGGGGTGTTGGCTACAGATTCAAGATCTGA